A stretch of Natator depressus isolate rNatDep1 chromosome 2, rNatDep2.hap1, whole genome shotgun sequence DNA encodes these proteins:
- the XIRP1 gene encoding xin actin-binding repeat-containing protein 1 isoform X3: MERDDKPRQPQSFHAAFGSPGSRSAHRAVALRRNSVSALVARYQNILDCESASSKQDNCKQTASFSGSFRESEMESTIVTTTQPLTQGAKPWTELSFSSSQSNSRRQQWSAATSTGKDSARKEVKLSGKSKTPISKVPDTAYDSAVGKRFERTQSVLDNTRRILHQGHGKPSSPSVKERSALYLSETAAHAGSLPKSNTTKESTAHRLDSQKASKMAELQNQTSSKVNGKKMEEDLPPPPPPLQDSFQASTSLVGSQDSNPRPPPKGSFSKFYQQRQVNELKRLYRHMHPELRKNLEEAVTEDLAEMLSTEDPSAQASVNLDAVLPGEVQSMRWIFENWTLDSIGEHQPTKTLAEEEPIPSGDVKSTSRRFESQSLNGDRLSALTKVPTTVHTKGDVHTARWLFETQPLDSLNKMYSDETDVQEAVLKEPVQKGDVKGAKQLFETYSLEALGHYSSVEEQSILQLKSEIQELKGNVKKTIKLFQTEPLCAIRDKTGNIHEIKSVCREEIQSNAVRTARWLFETQPLDTINKDTSKVKIIRGISLEEAGRGNVSGARWMFETQPLDAIKELTVEEKDFRASMDFIDGADVSKQRLLFETQPLDSLKGEVSDSSPAKEEVIGGDVKSTLWLFETQPMETLKDNFEVGHLKRVGLLEEERGDVKQRKQVFETCPLSSISKASSEDPLSASNVQEVMKGDVKSFKNLFETLPLDSIKQSDAEPITKQEEEIPAGNVKANQVLFETIPLYAIKDSFGNFHKVTSVSREQIMSGDVKNYKWMFETKPLDQFDDSTKKVDIIRGITKQEVIAGDVRTAKWLFETQPIDVIHHQANQGEEHSSVKREVTQQGDVKTCRWLFETQPIDTLYEKVEKKQEGESSVPQADVKSYTWMFETQPLDSLKGQEEQYLQVGKAYCQDDLQGVDVKTVRHLFETEPLVTNASSETDSKKMVRYFSHVEIQSGEVSRVKEFFETKPLDVLGKLAAATKENGVPADGNIEAGSVHKFTWLFENFPMDTLKNNTEGIQEIPPEKDIEGGDIGGKRFIFETYSLDQIHDKVDETEIKRIQEETMSKASIKSCTMLFESQPLYAIQDKEGEYHEVTSLKKEEIMKGDLKGARWLFETKPLDQIKKEEEVFVIRAVTQEDIKKGDIQSARWRFETEPLDSFSGGKRSVARTVDDVQKGDVQTNKQLFESQSVSQKKYVRMVSVSDVQQGNVRTSTWLFENQPIDSLKGESEASSSMTTVQREDSQKGDVKRCTWLFETQPMDSLKDPEGSASTNAPEVVPRADVKSTTWLFETTPLDKLSSSKHRTETEVKERTVRETLEGLCACQAIQHDGILIEANDVGSVRMVKYQFSRQTTPEIQKEEIVGGNLQRIMLQLLHRTNVEAQGMLVEEDEEGKIKVSPLQLLDPSEADKSKEELRDDVAKALQSLLSQDASIKKGIVMQETEVGSVKMTIYSLLHHSVQQEVVKGDVKSTIGNLLASSQEQRLMATIRREDNEKGNVQLYTSCIEKGDLDYLKNLQRESEIESLISSQADQEPAEFIQQDVQGANMHALQQEEPADKVTEDVGQGGIKGAKRVLMCEGVSKENMLERKAVHAGDTDSTVQCLGQNLSRPTGEGKEDIVCGDIQATTKSLKKAKNVSKKAEREERVSRDVKEVKIAPQGAASTKVAAQKDDMARSQHSVAGETSQMTKNMEEEALGSDLQAAMQSLRLATAEAKSIQHQVQSKLHKSTEEIHLASKQQAPSISGTVTMQSTVRQQERAPPKQHQASATIRVQESSKSHASASQESMKSHKKVSTSEEVQGGQHLCQESQGVPSADVSVKDGLFTAKPVKPYVNPFIESDYKEQSVQEEREQDVMLRGDVKTAIRALQSAATEQRQVEKEDVVRGNLKATLQSLEKSNVNVSKGDFKAAMIYRNAGQSYSICKKENETQSISNQTAVVASGSQSDNDFPPPPPVAVMKTKCCPPMTQAREAAPSQPSKKDEALGCSAPMHNALPKTLTPASTNANDQRPSEKPAILPKPEITAPPRRKPIPPPKPERFLQEKPSRPASNSKGRLTKLVPPPLPPKPPGLSELSRAKTPPMNQAKDSCCSDALAQMGCEDCQSKCCTAQSPVANAVTVKNQNSEKKAPKDIKTPLQIAEERYKATKEEQGKQESVDSKTSKPLKNRVAVSETEQVMTKEKAAAPRNCCPAEEIPGHRLSSGQKNSCTLTSKQEWLDGYQIGLTNPKSENKPSTSPKNQATLLRKGSATALNASPKTESASMSSTDGSWDNQSTTQKTNQRRQEEPSASSHQLSRDLFKEQQQVNSRQGGSLEAKGEQFAQKPVVVMREKPCRETEDERLKRLSFHKEEIMKGSVKEAMEIFENLRRQEELQEILTRVKEFEEETFKVDVKALKSFFENVPEWVVHQKAHQVTQQHKAEKTEQTTKEDSDSVSSVELAFEDLERASAEIIHLKEQTLARLLDIEEAIRKALYSVSNLKSESDIAGLSGLFKESLGNAQSPTTSNNIRKISIVSSKAKQEKAAQGMQNAASVGSANGSEKTEMPKGELEVPCIIEQRVNSPSSPSYISIESAARKPAESPKMAYSPWDAPLQDYPDMPGKRDTFTQNIFNSLTRKSVGSGGCNPAPLETEQEPIQMKIGSNSIRQHYLSNPEHPLSGNSDKDGCAPNSSKGSCHGAIKGGFSDYKAPLNISSPQNPRRQKSILELQTGPDGSKLYGATRTVTEQYEEVDEFGNKIITSSTTVTKQSETQTSSTCNVVSPPRYEITASPLLRRYLNSPGEDFHSNGSFQETGVVFVTFGNSKPKK, from the exons TTGAGAGGACACAGTCAGTTTTAGACAACACTAGACGCATACTGCACCAAGGACACGGGAAACCCTCCTCTCCCTCCGTGAAGGAGCGGTCAGCTCTCTATCTGTCTGAGACAGCTGCTCACGCAGGCAGCCTCCCAAAGTCT aATACCACAAAGGAGAGCACTGCTCATCGTCTTGACAGCCAGAAAGCAAGCAAG ATGGCAGAGCTTCAGAACCAGACGTCATCTAAAGTGAATGGCAAGAAAATGGAAGAGGACTTAcctccacctccccctcccctgcaagacTCCTTCCAGGCCTCTACTTCCCtggttgggagccaggattcaAACCCACGGCCGCCCCCTAAGGGATCCTTCTCAAAGTTCTACCAGCAGCGCCAGGTGAATGAGCTGAAGAGGCTCTACAGGCACATGCACCCTGAGCTGAGGAAGAACCTGGAGGAAGCTGTGACTGAGGACCTGGCGGAAATGCTCAGCACGGAAGATCCCAGTGCCCAGGCCTCAGTGAATCTGGATGCCGTGCTCCCGGGGGAGGTTCAGTCCATGCGCTGGATCTTTGAAAACTGGACGCTAGACTCTATTGGGGAGCATCAACCGACCAAGACGTTGGCGGAGGAGGAACCCATCCCAAGCGGGGATGTGAAAAGCACCTCCAGGAGGTTTGAAAGCCAGTCGTTAAACGGAGACAGGCTGTCTGCATTGACCAAAGTGCCCACGACAGTCCACACCAAAGGCGACGTGCATACAGCCCGGTGGCTGTTCGAAACCCAGCCCCTGGACTCATTAAACAAAATGTACTCAGATGAAACAGACGTGCAGGAGGCAGTTCTCAAGGAGCCTGTTCAAAAAGGGGACGTGAAAGGTGCCAAGCAACTCTTTGAAACCTACTCCCTGGAAGCGCTGGGCCACTACAGCTCAGTGGAGGAGCAAAGTATCCTGCAGCTCAAATCAGAAATCCAGGAGCTAAAGGGCAATGTCAAGAAAACCATCAAGCTGTTCCAGACAGAGCCACTCTGTGCCATCAGAGACAAAACTGGCAACATCCACGAGATCAAATCCGTCTGCAGAGAAGAAATACAGAGCAATGCGGTCAGGACCGCTCGCTGGTTGTTTGAGACTCAGCCACTGGATACCATCAACAAGGACACGTCCAAAGTGAAAATTATCCGGGGGATTTCATTAGAAGAGGCAGGAAGGGGGAATGTCAGTGGAGCAAGGTGGATGTTTGAAACTCAGCCACTTGATGCGATCAAAGAATTGACAGTGGAAGAAAAGGATTTCAGGGCTTCCATGGATTTCATTGACGGGGCAGATGTCAGTAAGCAGCGTCTACTTTTTGAGACCCAGCCTCTCGATTCTCTGAAAGGAGAGGTCTCAGACAGCAGCCCAGCCAAGGAAGAAGTCATCGGCGGTGACGTGAAATCTACACTCTGGCTGTTTGAAACCCAACCAATGGAAACCCTAAAAGATAATTTTGAAGTGGGTCACTTAAAGAGAGTGGGGCTTTTGGAAGAGGAGAGGGGGGATGTGAAACAAAGAAAGCAAGTCTTTGAGACCTGTCCCCTCAGCAGCATCTCAAAGGCATCCTCTGAAGACCCCCTCTCAGCCTCTAATGTACAAGAGGTGATGAAGGGGGATGTTAAATCTTTCAAAAACCTGTTTGAGACTCTCCCATTAGACAGCATTAAGCAGTCTGATGCTGAGCCCATCACCAAACAAGAAGAGGAGATACCAGCTGGGAACGTCAAAGCCAACCAGGTCCTGTTTGAGACAATACCTTTGTACGCCATCAAAGACAGCTTCGGAAACTTCCACAAGGTCACCTCTGTAAGCAGAGAGCAGATCATGAGCGGCGATGTCAAGAACTACAAATGGATGTTTGAAACCAAACCTTTGGACCAGTTTGATGACAGCACCAAGAAGGTGGATATAATCAGAGGGATCACAAAGCAGGAAGTGATAGCTGGTGATGTCAGAACAGCAAAATGGCTCTTTGAAACCCAGCCCATTGATGTCATCCATCACCAAGCCAACCAAGGAGAAGAGCACTCCTCGGTGAAGAGAGAGGTTACCCAGCAGGGTGATGTGAAGACCTGCAGGTGGCTGTTTGAGACACAGCCAATTGACACCCTGTATGAGAAGGTGGAGAAAAAGCAGGAAGGGGAAAGCTCTGTACCACAGGCTGACGTTAAGTCGTACACGTGGATGTTTGAGACCCAGCCCCTGGACTCCCTGAAAGGCCAGGAGGAGCAGTATTTGCAGGTTGGCAAAGCATACTGCCAAGATGACTTACAAGGAGTCGACGTCAAAACTGTCAGACATCTGTTTGAGACTGAACCACTGGTTACCAATGCCTCCAGCGAGACTGACTCAAAGAAAATGGTCAGGTACTTCAGCCACGTGGAGATACAGTCCGGTGAAGTGTCTCGGGTGAAGGAGTTCTTTGAAACCAAACCCTTGGATGTACTGGGTAAATTGGCCGCAGCCACAAAAGAGAATGGTGTCCCTGCAGATGGGAACATTGAAGCTGGATCAGTGCACAAGTTCACCTGGCTCTTTGAAAACTTCCCCATGGATACTTTAAAGAACAACACTGAGGGCATACAAGAAATCCCCCCAGAGAAGGATATCGAGGGGGGGGACATCGGAGGCAAGAGGTTCATTTTTGAGACCTACTCCCTAGACCAGATTCATGACAAGGTGGATGAGACGGAGATCAAGAGGATCCAGGAGGAGACAATGAGCAAAGCCAGCATCAAGTCCTGCACCATGCTCTTTGAGAGCCAGCCCCTATATGCCATCCAGGACAAGGAGGGGGAATACCATGAGGTCACCTCACTGAAGAAGGAAGAAATAATGAAAGGCGACTTGAAAGGTGCCCGGTGGCTCTTCGAAACCAAACCTCTGGATCAGatcaagaaggaggaggaggtgttcGTGATCAGGGCTGTCACCCAAGAGGACATCAAGAAAGGGGATATCCAGTCTGCCCGATGGAGGTTTGAGACGGAACCTCTCGATTCCTTCTCTGGGGGGAAGAGGTCTGTGGCCAGGACAGTGGATGATGTACAGAAAGGGGATGTCCAGACCAACAAGCAGCTTTTCGAGTCTCAGTCAGTGAGCCAGAAGAAATACGTGAGGATGGTCAGCGTCAGCGATGTCCAGCAGGGCAATGTGAGGACGTCCACCTGGCTTTTTGAGAACCAGCCCATCGATTCCCTGAAGGGAGAGTCTGAAGCGAGCTCCAGCATGACCACTGTGCAGAGAGAAGACAGCCAGAAAGGGGATGTGAAGCGCTGCACATGGCTGTTTGAAACTCAGCCCATGGATAGTCTCAAAGACCCTGAGGGGTCTGCCAGCACCAATGCCCCGGAGGTGGTCCCTCGTGCTGATGTGAAGAGCACAACATGGCTGTTTGAAACCACCCCTCTGGATAAACTCAGCTCTTCTAAACACAGAACCGAAACTGAGGTGAAAGAGAGGACAGTGAGGGAGACTTTGGAAGGCCTCTGCGCCTGCCAGGCCATCCAGCATGACGGGATCCTCATAGAAGCCAATGACGTAGGGAGCGTGAGGATGGTGAAGTACCAGTTCAGCAGGCAAACTACTCCAGAGATCCAAAAGGAAGAGATTGTGGGAGGCAATTTGCAAAGGATCATGCTGCAACTACTGCACAGGACCAATGTGGAGGCCCAGGGGATGCTGGTGGAGGAGGACGAGGAGGGCAAGATCAAAGTCAGCCCACTGCAGCTACTGGACCCAAGCGAAGCTGATAAAAGCAAAGAGGAGTTGAGGGATGACGTTGCTAAGGCTCTCCAAAGTCTCCTTAGCCAAGATGCCTCCATCAAAAAGGGAATAGTCATGCAAGAGACAGAGGTGGGGTCGGTGAAGATGACTATCtactccctcctgcaccactCCGTCCAGCAGGAAGTTGTCAAGGGGGATGTGAAGTCAACCATAGGGAACCTGCTGGCTTCCTCGCAAGAGCAGAGGTTGATGGCAACCATCAGACGGGAGGACAATGAGAAGGGGAATGTCCAGCTGTACACCAGCTGCATCGAGAAGGGAGACCTGGACTACCTAAAGAACCTTCAGCGGGAGTCTGAGATAGAGTCCCTCATCTCCTCTCAAGCAGACCAGGAGCCAGCAGAATTCATCCAGCAGGATGTGCAAGGGGCTAATATGCATGCCTTgcaacaggaagagccagcagaTAAAGTGACTGAAGATGTGGGACAAGGGGGCATTAAGGGGGCTAAGAGAGTGCTCATGTGTGAAGGTGTAAGCAAAGAGAACATGTTAGAAAGAAAGGCAGTGCATGCAGGTGACACAGACTCCACTGTGCAGTGTCTTGGGCAAAACCTGAGCCGGCCcacaggggagggaaaggaagataTTGTGTGTGGGGATATTCAGGCAACCACAAAGTCACTGAAAAAGGCTAAGAATGTCAGCaagaaggcagagagagaggagagagtcTCTAGAGATGTGAAGGAAGTGAAGATTGCACCACAGGGAGCAGCCTCCACTAAAGTGGCGGCTCAGAAAGATGACATGGCCAGAAGCCAGCATTCAGTGGCAGGGGAAACCAGCCAGATGACAAAAAACATGGAGGAGGAGGCCCTTGGAAGTGATCTTCAAGCCGCAATGCAGAGTCTAAGGCTGGCCACAGCTGAGGCAAAAAGCATTCAGCACCAAGTCCAGAGCAAGCTCCACAAGAGCACAGAGGAAATCCATCTCGCCTCTAAGCAGCAGGCACCCAGCATTTCGGGGACAGTGACCATGCAATCAACTGTTCGCCAACAGGAACGTGCACCCCCCAAGCAGCATCAAGCCAGCGCCACCATCAGAGTCCAGGAGTCATCCAAGTCCCACGCAAGTGCGTCTCAGGAGAGCATGAAGTCACACAAAAAGGTCAGTACTTCCGAGGAAGTACAGGGAGGACAGCATTTGTGCCAGGAAAGCCAAGGTGTGCCTAGTGCAGATGTTAGCGTTAAGGATGGTCTGTTTACTGCCAAGCCAGTGAAACCCTATGTAAACCCTTTTATTGAGTCTGATTACAAAGAGCAATCAGTGCAAGAAGAAAGAGAGCAAGATGTTATGCTCAGAGGGGATGTAAAGACAGCTATCAGAGCACTGCAAAGTGCTGCAACAGAACAGAGACAAGTAGAGAAGGAGGATGTTGTTCGAGGTAACTTAAAGGCCACTCTTCAGTCGCTGGAGAAGTCTAATGTTAATGTCTCCAAAGGGGATTTTAAAGCCGCTATGATATACAGAAATGCAGGGCAGTCATATTCCATATGTAAAAAGGAAAACGAAACTCAATCAATTAGTAACCAGACAGCTGTAGTGGCTTCAGGGTCCCAGTCTGATAAtgactttcctcctcctcccccagttgcTGTGATGAAAACTAAGTGTTGTCCACCCATGACACAAGCAAGAGAAGCTGCCCCTTCCCAACCAAGCAAAAAAGATGAAGCCCTAGGATGTTCTGCACCCATGCACAATGCTCTCCCTAAGACCCTCACTCCCGCCTCCACCAATGCCAATGATCAGAGGCCTTCAGAGAAACCAGCGATTCTCCCCAAACCAGAAATTACTGCCCCACCAAGGAGGAAACCCATTCCACCTCCAAAACCTGAGCGCTTCCTGCAGGAGAAACCTTCACGCCCTGCTAGCAACAGTAAAGGGAGGTTGACAAAGCTAGTcccacccccactgcctcctAAACCTCCAGGCCTGAGCGAGCTAAGCAGAGCAAAAACCCCACCTATGAATCAGGCAAAGGACTCGTGTTGCTCTGATGCCTTAGCACAAATGGGATGTGAGGACTGTCAGTCAAAGTGTTGTACCGCTCAATCACCAGTGGCCAATGCTGTTACAGTAAAGAACCAGAACTCTGAGAAGAAAGCACCAAAAGACATCAAAACACCTCTTCAGATAGCAGAGGAAAGGTACAAGGCAACCAAGGAAGAACAGGGCAAGCAAGAGTCAGTAGACTCCAAGACGTCAAAGCCACTTAAAAATCGAGTGGCTGTCTCTGAAACAGAACAGGTGATGACCAAAGAGAAGGCAGCAGCTCCAAGGAACTGCTGTCCAGCTGAGGAAATTCCGGGACACAGACTTTCATCTGGCCAAAAGAACAGCTGCACATTAACATCAAAACAAGAATGGCTGGATGGATATCAGATAGGTCTTACTAACCCCAAGAGTGAGAATAAGCCAAGTACCTCTCCTAAGAATCAAGCTACCCTTCTGAGAAAAGGATCTGCCACAGCACTAAATGCCTCACCTAAGACAGAAAGTGCAAGCATGTCTAGTACCGATGGGTCATGGGATAATCAGAGCACCACCCAGAAAACAAATCAGAGAAGACAAGAAGAGCCTTCAGCATCTTCCCATCAGCTTTCCAGGGACCTCTttaaggagcagcagcaggtgaaCAGTAGACAAGGGGGCAGTCTTGAAGCGAAGGGGGAGCAGTTTGCACAGAAGCCAGTGGTGGTCATGCGAGAAAAGCCCTGCAGAGAAACGGAGGATGAACGTCTCAAGAGGCTGTCTTTCCACAAGGAGGAGATCATGAAGGGCAGTGTCAAGGAGGCTATGGAGATCTTTGAGAACCTGCGAAGGCAGGAGGAGCTGCAAGAGATCCTGACCCGAGTAAAGGAGTTTGAGGAGGAGACATTTAAGGTGGATGTGAAAGCCCTGAAGAGCTTCTTTGAGAACGTCCCAGAATGGGTGGTGCATCAGAAGGCTCACCAAGTGACACAGCAGCACAAGGCCGAGAAGACCGAGCAAACGACGAAAGAAGACTCTGACAGCGTCTCCTCTGTGGAGCTGGCTTTTGAAGACCTGGAGAGGGCAAGTGCTGAGATCATCCACCTGAAGGAGCAGACGTTAGCTAGGTTGCTGGACATTGAGGAGGCCATTAGGAAAGCTCTCTATTCTGTTTCTAATTTAAAGTCAGAATCAGACATAGCTGGGCTCTCTGGGCTCTTCAAGGAGTCTCTGGGGAACGCCCAGAGCCCTACAACCAGCAACAATATCCGTAAGATCAGCATCGTCTCCAGCAAAGCCAAGCAAGAGAAAGCAGCACAAGGGATGCAGAACGCAGCATCTGTGGGAAGTGCAAATGGGTCCGAAAAGACGGAGATGCCCAAAGGAGAGTTAGAGGTCCCCTGCATCATTGAGCAGCGAGTAAATTCTCCATCGTCTCCTTCTTATATCTCCATTGAGTCTGCAGCCAGAAAGCCTGCCGAATCACCCAAGATGGCATATTCCCCCTGGGATGCCCCCTTACAAGATTATCCCGACATGCCAGGAAAAAGGGACACATTCACTCAGAACATCTTTAACTCATTAACTCGCAAATCAGTGGGGTCCGGTGGATGCAATCCAGCTCCCTTGGAGACTGAACAGGAGCCCATCCAGATGAAGATAGGATCAAACTCAATTAGGCAACACTATCTCAGCAACCCTGAGCATCCGCTTAGTGGCAACAGTGACAAGGATGGGTGCGCACCGAACTCATCCAAAGGCAGCTGCCATGGTGCAATCAAAGGAGGCTTTTCTGACTACAAAGCTCCCCTGAACATCTCTAGCCCACAGAATCCAAGGAGGCAGAAAAGCATATTAGAACTGCAGACAGGTCCGGATGGATCCAAGCTTTACGGAGCCACCAGAACTGTGACCGAGCAATACGAGGAGGTGGATGAGTTCGGAAACAAGATCATCACTTCATCCACCACCGTCACCAAGCAATCAGAGACCCAAACCTCCTCCACGTGCAATGTGGTCTCTCCTCCCCGGTATGAGATAACCGCCTCACCCCTCCTTCGGAGGTACCTAAACAGTCCTGGTGAAGACTTCCACTCCAACGGCAGCTTCCAGGAAACAGGGGTGGTCTTTGTCACTTTTGGCAACTCCAAGCCAAAGAAATAG